The DNA region CACAATTGGAATCTCCATCATAAAGCGGTCACGTGCTGCAGATGGGATTTCAAACGTTTCTTCTTTTTCCACTTGGTTGCGGTCGGCAAACACAATCATATGTGGGAAGTAGTGTTCGGTATTAAATGCGGACAAGCTACGTTCAGCCATGACGCGTAGTAATAAAGAGTGCACCTGTGGTCGGGCGCGGTTAATCTCATTGAAGAAGAATACAGATAGATTTTCACCAGACATCAGTAATGGGCCTGGGCTCACATGAGGCTTGCCATCTTCACCAAGATAAGTGTGATAAACCAAATCATTAGGCATTAAATCGATAGTGCCTTCGATACGCTGATAGCCACCACCAATGCCGCGTGTAAAAGCGCGTAACAGCGTGGTTTTACCTACACCCACATCACCTTCAAGCAATACGTGACCGCGCGCAAAAATTGAAGTGGTAATTAGTCTAATTGGCGTTTGTTGGCCAACTACAACTTTATTGACTTCAGACTCTAAGGTAAGCGCATGATTGCGCCAATCAGCTAGTTGAACATCACTCATTGAAAATTCCTGTATTTTTTGAAATGGTTGTAATAGAACTTAAATACATAGTAAACGTTTTTTTATTAGGGGTAAACAGATCTGTATACCCCTTTGCTAAATATATCCTAAATATTGAATTAAATCGTTAAAAAGTGAATAAAAGTAGTAATAAAAAGAGAATATCGCTTTCGTAAAAATGGTTTTCCAGCGAAAATAGCGAAAGTTAAATCAAGTGCTTGTATTAAACATCGCTTGATTGGGTTCAAATAGACGTTTAAAACTCATTTACAAAGTCAAAATTATGCAAAGACAAAATAGTTTCACAAAAGAAGAATTACTCAAATGTGGTCGCGGTGAAATGTTTGGTGAGGGTAATGCGCAATTGCCTTTGCCGCCAATGTTGATGTTTGATCGTATTGTTTCAATCACTGAAGATGGTGGTAAATACGGCAATGGCCAGATCGTTGCAGAGTTAGATATCACCCCTGATTTATGGTTCTTTGAATGTCACTTTACAGGTGACCCTGTGATGCCGGGCTGCCTAGGTTTAGATGCTATGTGGCAGTTGGTTGGGTTTTATCTAGGTTGGATGGGTGGCCCGGGACGAGGCCGTGCATTAGGTGCGGGTGAAGTGAAATTTACCGGTCAAGTGTTACCAACTGCTAAAAAAGCAACTTACACCATCGACTTAAAGCGCGTCATTATGCGTAAGCTAGTGATGGGTATTGCTGATGCAACTATGCAAATTGATGGCCGCGAGATTTATGCAGCAACAGATTTGCGCGTTGGTTTATTTACGCGCACGGATAATTTCTAGTTTTCAGATGTTTTTTAGTTTTTTAGTAGAATAAAAAAGTTTTTAAGGAGCACGAAATGCGTCGTGTCGTTATTACGGGGTTTGGAATTGTTTCCAGCTTAGGCAACAATAAAACAGAAGTGTTGGCGAGCCTAAAGTCTGGCCAATCAGGGATTACTTATCAACCAGAATACGCTGCTATGGGCTTGCGCTCACACGTAGCTGGGTCTATCAAGAATCTGAAAGTAGAAGAGTTAATAGATCGTAAATTGATGCGCTTTATGGCTAAAGGCCATGCTTACGCGTGGCTTGCTATGCAAGAGGCTATTGCGGATTCGAAGTTACCTGAAGAAATGGTATCTAATGTACGCACTGGTCTAATCGTAGGCGCAGGTGGTGCATCGCATGAAAGCATTTTAGAAGGTGTCGATACGCTGCGTGAAAAAGGCGTGCGCCGCGTAGGACCATATATGGTGACAAAAGCAATGGCGAGCGGAGTATCTGCCTGTCTTGCTACGGGTGCAAAAATCAAGGGTATTAATTACGGCATTAGCTCTGCTTGTTCTACCAGTGCACATTGTATCGGTGCGGGTGTCGAGCAAATTCAGCTAGGTAAGCAAGATGTTATTTTTGCAGGCGGTGCAGAAGAAGAGCATTGGACATTGTCGTTTATGTTTGATGCCATGGGCGCATTAAGCAGCAAATATAATGACACGCCTGATAAAGCATCACGTACTTATGATGCTGACCGTGATGGCTTTGTGATTTCTGGCGGTGGCGGTATTGTCGTGTTGGAAGAGTATGAACATGCTAAGGCACGTGGTGCAAAGATCTATGCAGAAGTCGTAGGTTATGGTGCAACTTCAGACGGCTACGATATGGTTGCTCCTAGTGGAGAGGGCGCTATACGTTGTATGCGCCTAGCCTTAGAAGGTGTTGATACAAAAATTGATTACATCAATACGCATGGTACAAGTACCCCTGTGGGCGATGTGAAAGAACTTGAAGCGATTCGTGAAGTGTTTGGTGCAAATGGTTTAAACCAAAACCCTGCCATTGCTTCAACTAAGTCTTTATCTGGTCATGCCTTGGGTGCTGCCGGAGTCAATGAGGCGATTTACACCTTGCTGATGATGGAAAATAACTTTATTGCAGCTTCAGCCAATATCGAGACTTTAGATCCAGCAGCAGAGGGTTTAAATATCGTTCGTACTGCGATAGAAAACGTTAAAATTGAAACAGCACTATCCAATAGCTTTGGTTTTGGCGGCACTAATGCCACATTGACGCTATCAACAAAAAATCTGTAATTAATGTTTGTAGTTAACTTTTAGTGATTACAGTTGCGGAAATATGAGTACTAAAGCTAAATTTTTAAGTCTCATATTTCCGTTATTCTTTATGATAGGTTGTGCTGGTTTTTCTAACCACACAGTCTATATCTCCGAGCAACAAATTCAAACCAAGCTGAATGAAAAGCTGGTGATTCCGTTATCTTTGCTCAAAGTGTTCGACCTTAGTTTGAGCAATGCCAATGTTAAGTTTGACCATGCTACAGGTAGGATGCATACAAAATTCGATACACAGTTAATGAATCAACTCACTGGTAAGAAAATGGCAGGGAAGCTAGCGGTATCGGGTAACTTGCAGTTAGACACTGTCACCAATTCAGTGATTCTGAATGATGCAGAAGTTGATGACTTTGTGATTGATGGCGTAGAGCCAAAGTATGCAGATGCAATGACCGGCCTGGCCAAGATGCTTGGCAGTCAGTTACTAAACGGTCTTAATCTTTATACAGTAAAAGCTGATTCACTTAAGGTTGGCTCAACACAATATTACCCAAAAGAGATGAAAGTGACCGACCGTGGCTTGGTGGTTACGCTAAGTCCGCAGTAGTAACGTTTTCGTTAATTTTTTCCACAGCTTTCAATACAGCCTTCAAGACCCATAGAACTTTTATTCAATTTCTTCAAGTCTCAAACGAGAGTATGTGTTCTTTACTTGCTATTCATGCTTGAACTAGGACTGCACCTCGAAGAATTTTGAAATGGTGCGACATGCTTGATTTTGGGCGACTCAAATAAATTTCCCCACAGGCTACTTTCTGCCAGCTTTGGCAGACTGGTGGTTGTAGAGGCGACAGCAGTATCGCCGGAGGGGCGTATCACGCGAAATTGCTTAGGATTCGGGAATGATGATCAAGCGTTCAGTTGCGTGAAATAGCCGCAGCAATCCTAGCATCAGGTGCTGTTCCAGATATTCAGATTGCACATGCTGGACGTAAAGCAAGTGTCAATATCCATTGGGCACAGAAAGCGCGACCTAGACGCTACCTCCACCCTATGTACATTTAGCCAAATATTAAAGCCGAGACTGCGGACTAAGTCGTATTTTATTGAGGGGAAGGGGTGTTGACTTTCCCTTTCGAACTTAGGCTTGGTGTACTTCACTTAGATAATTAAACTATAACTTTGGATAACAAAGTGTGGGAGGTTCATTCGGCATTATGATATGTCTATTGAGACGGGTGAAGTCCATTTGTTATCCAGCGTTATGTCCGCCAGAAAGACGTCGATGCTCGATCCAATTAGTGCCTTGAGGTCTGAATAATTAAGGTCAAATATCTCAAGTATAAATAGCCGCTATCAGCTTATAATAATGTGCTGAATATCAATGCTAAATGAT from Methylotenera sp. L2L1 includes:
- a CDS encoding AAA family ATPase, translating into MSDVQLADWRNHALTLESEVNKVVVGQQTPIRLITTSIFARGHVLLEGDVGVGKTTLLRAFTRGIGGGYQRIEGTIDLMPNDLVYHTYLGEDGKPHVSPGPLLMSGENLSVFFFNEINRARPQVHSLLLRVMAERSLSAFNTEHYFPHMIVFADRNQVEKEETFEIPSAARDRFMMEIPIVVPNDDDIMEALVFDTKFHNVDALVDTVKPDVLQFDDLNAFSSVIQKSIEASDTLKKYALNLWKATKTPLDYGVKVSGVDMNRLVLSGASPRGMSMMLRAARVNAWLNNRNAVLPDDIHAVFHSTIAHRLVFSPVYEMRRTEIAREMLSGIMNAVSAP
- the fabA gene encoding 3-hydroxyacyl-[acyl-carrier-protein] dehydratase FabA, with translation MQRQNSFTKEELLKCGRGEMFGEGNAQLPLPPMLMFDRIVSITEDGGKYGNGQIVAELDITPDLWFFECHFTGDPVMPGCLGLDAMWQLVGFYLGWMGGPGRGRALGAGEVKFTGQVLPTAKKATYTIDLKRVIMRKLVMGIADATMQIDGREIYAATDLRVGLFTRTDNF
- the fabB gene encoding beta-ketoacyl-ACP synthase I; this translates as MRRVVITGFGIVSSLGNNKTEVLASLKSGQSGITYQPEYAAMGLRSHVAGSIKNLKVEELIDRKLMRFMAKGHAYAWLAMQEAIADSKLPEEMVSNVRTGLIVGAGGASHESILEGVDTLREKGVRRVGPYMVTKAMASGVSACLATGAKIKGINYGISSACSTSAHCIGAGVEQIQLGKQDVIFAGGAEEEHWTLSFMFDAMGALSSKYNDTPDKASRTYDADRDGFVISGGGGIVVLEEYEHAKARGAKIYAEVVGYGATSDGYDMVAPSGEGAIRCMRLALEGVDTKIDYINTHGTSTPVGDVKELEAIREVFGANGLNQNPAIASTKSLSGHALGAAGVNEAIYTLLMMENNFIAASANIETLDPAAEGLNIVRTAIENVKIETALSNSFGFGGTNATLTLSTKNL
- a CDS encoding DUF1439 domain-containing protein; amino-acid sequence: MSTKAKFLSLIFPLFFMIGCAGFSNHTVYISEQQIQTKLNEKLVIPLSLLKVFDLSLSNANVKFDHATGRMHTKFDTQLMNQLTGKKMAGKLAVSGNLQLDTVTNSVILNDAEVDDFVIDGVEPKYADAMTGLAKMLGSQLLNGLNLYTVKADSLKVGSTQYYPKEMKVTDRGLVVTLSPQ